One part of the Lachnospiraceae bacterium JLR.KK002 genome encodes these proteins:
- a CDS encoding alanine--glyoxylate aminotransferase family protein — MYKIMTPGPTQVKENIRLARARECTNPDLDETFVEFYRETCEKISRLLHTEHETLILDGEGILGLEAACASLTEPGDRVLVLDNGIYGKGFADFVSIYGGRPELYTVDDTMPIDPEALKKFLEKNHDYKYATLVHCDTPSGMLNDIHALCPLLKKYGILTVVDSVSAMFGERVDVTEAQADILCGGSQKAVSAPPGLTFVTVSPEAKKAMAERKTPIASFYASLKVFEGYYEKKWFPYTMPISDIYGLRAAVDNIEQDSDMLARHAAIGTACRQALTEAGLQLHLKQGFSNTVTVFDVPEGTTAQEILTTMREEHNIMLAGSFDSLAGQVIRIGHMGTNAAFADMEETMEALEQTMKKLGINLKCSLKEQFCARFHLLTEK; from the coding sequence ATGTACAAGATTATGACGCCGGGGCCTACCCAGGTGAAAGAAAACATCCGTCTGGCCAGAGCCAGGGAGTGCACCAACCCGGATTTGGATGAAACTTTTGTGGAATTTTACAGAGAAACCTGCGAAAAAATCAGCCGCCTGCTTCATACGGAACATGAAACGCTGATTCTGGACGGGGAAGGAATTCTGGGACTGGAAGCCGCCTGCGCCTCCCTGACAGAGCCGGGAGACAGGGTTCTGGTGCTGGATAATGGAATTTACGGAAAAGGATTTGCAGATTTTGTATCCATATACGGAGGCCGGCCAGAGCTTTATACGGTGGATGATACAATGCCCATAGACCCGGAAGCTCTGAAAAAGTTTCTGGAGAAAAACCATGATTACAAGTACGCCACACTGGTACACTGCGATACGCCCAGCGGTATGCTGAACGACATTCATGCGCTCTGTCCCCTGCTGAAAAAATACGGGATTCTGACAGTGGTGGATTCGGTGTCGGCCATGTTCGGGGAACGGGTGGATGTGACAGAAGCACAGGCTGACATTCTCTGCGGCGGTTCTCAGAAAGCAGTTTCCGCGCCTCCCGGACTGACTTTTGTGACCGTAAGTCCGGAAGCCAAAAAAGCCATGGCAGAGCGAAAAACCCCCATTGCATCCTTTTATGCCAGCCTGAAAGTGTTCGAAGGCTATTATGAGAAAAAATGGTTTCCATATACCATGCCCATCAGCGATATCTACGGCCTGCGGGCGGCTGTTGACAATATTGAACAGGACAGTGATATGCTGGCCCGCCATGCCGCAATCGGAACGGCCTGCAGGCAGGCTCTTACGGAGGCGGGACTGCAGCTTCATCTGAAACAGGGATTTTCCAATACGGTGACGGTATTTGATGTGCCGGAAGGAACCACAGCCCAGGAGATTCTCACAACCATGCGTGAGGAGCACAACATTATGCTGGCCGGCTCTTTTGACAGTCTGGCCGGGCAGGTCATCCGAATCGGACATATGGGAACCAACGCAGCCTTTGCAGACATGGAGGAAACCATGGAAGCGCTGGAGCAGACCATGAAAAAACTGGGAATAAATCTGAAATGCTCCTTAAAAGAACAGTTCTGTGCGCGATTTCATCTCTTGACAGAAAAGTAA
- a CDS encoding ABC transporter ATP-binding protein has protein sequence MKKYILNRWKENFAACSIQCLNILMSVLCAFTLMKIVDNLTAGNQENVQVYLVLQALCWLLTAITYYAGNILMGKAQQAMENDMRHDLTMILAKKSYQQYEKHAIGDYISWYSHDVGQMLYLGGNSFYALVTSGFQTVVSAASLLALHWSISAAAVAGALTLAGISMYFESRITEKAHYVSKSSEIFSSNMKNLLSGFGVMKNFRILDEFTKQADEESEKRAESVFQYTKIQVLSNGWLLFWNAFFQVVILAVCVFFILQGKLQVGAVVGIGSFLPKVFEGMTETLCHKNSMVAIRPYVEKFEKERAEYAAEGTGAGKFPSASRAIETCQLSYKYGEKQVFENLNIKINIGKKYALTGSSGGGKTTLMKILMGQLRDYEGQVLFDGEEAGGYSSEEIAGKIAYIEQQVYLFDTTIRNNITLWKTYSEEEMECALRESALYEEICKFPQGLDTPVGENGKNLSGGQRQRIALARALINGRKILFVDEGTSALDMENAAVVEECLLKNRNLTLLLISHHLTEERKQQFDQVFCIGKI, from the coding sequence ATGAAAAAATATATTCTGAACAGATGGAAAGAAAACTTTGCAGCCTGCAGCATACAGTGTCTGAATATTTTGATGTCAGTGCTGTGTGCGTTTACCCTGATGAAAATTGTGGATAATCTTACAGCAGGAAATCAGGAAAACGTGCAGGTTTATCTGGTGTTGCAGGCATTGTGCTGGCTTTTGACAGCAATTACGTATTATGCCGGGAATATTCTTATGGGAAAAGCCCAGCAGGCAATGGAAAATGATATGCGCCATGATCTGACCATGATTTTAGCGAAGAAAAGTTACCAGCAATATGAGAAACACGCCATCGGAGATTATATTTCCTGGTATTCTCATGATGTGGGACAGATGCTTTATCTGGGCGGAAATTCCTTTTACGCTCTGGTAACATCCGGTTTCCAGACTGTAGTATCTGCCGCATCCCTGCTGGCCCTCCATTGGAGTATTTCTGCGGCAGCGGTGGCAGGTGCACTGACGCTGGCAGGAATTTCCATGTATTTTGAAAGCAGAATTACAGAGAAAGCTCATTATGTTTCCAAAAGCAGTGAAATATTCAGCAGTAATATGAAAAATCTGCTGAGCGGGTTCGGCGTTATGAAAAACTTTCGGATTTTGGATGAATTTACGAAACAGGCGGATGAAGAAAGTGAGAAAAGGGCGGAAAGCGTATTTCAGTACACAAAAATACAGGTGCTGTCTAATGGATGGCTTTTATTCTGGAATGCATTTTTTCAGGTTGTTATTCTCGCAGTCTGCGTGTTTTTCATTTTACAGGGAAAGCTGCAGGTCGGTGCGGTTGTGGGCATCGGGAGTTTCCTGCCGAAAGTGTTTGAAGGGATGACGGAAACCCTTTGCCATAAAAATTCCATGGTGGCCATCCGTCCTTATGTGGAAAAATTTGAGAAGGAGAGGGCTGAGTATGCAGCAGAAGGAACGGGCGCAGGAAAGTTCCCTTCTGCCAGCAGGGCAATTGAAACCTGTCAGCTCAGTTATAAATATGGAGAAAAACAGGTATTTGAAAATTTGAATATCAAAATAAATATCGGGAAAAAGTATGCGCTGACAGGCTCCAGCGGAGGCGGAAAGACAACACTTATGAAAATACTGATGGGGCAGCTGAGAGATTATGAGGGACAGGTACTGTTTGACGGAGAAGAAGCGGGAGGTTACAGTTCGGAGGAAATTGCAGGAAAAATTGCCTATATTGAACAGCAGGTATACCTGTTTGATACCACCATTCGGAATAATATCACGCTCTGGAAGACGTATTCTGAGGAAGAAATGGAATGTGCACTCCGGGAAAGTGCTCTGTATGAAGAAATATGTAAATTTCCTCAGGGACTGGACACTCCTGTGGGAGAGAACGGGAAAAACCTGTCCGGCGGCCAGCGGCAGAGAATTGCCCTGGCAAGAGCTCTGATAAATGGCAGAAAAATTCTGTTCGTGGATGAGGGAACCTCTGCTCTGGATATGGAGAATGCGGCTGTTGTGGAAGAATGTCTGCTGAAAAACAGGAATCTGACTCTTTTGCTAATCAGCCATCATCTGACAGAGGAACGAAAACAGCAATTCGACCAGGTGTTTTGTATTGGAAAAATTTGA
- a CDS encoding FeoA family protein, with translation MPLTMAKPGEVNTIRKVGGKEETRKFLENLGFVTGGQVTVVSQISGSMIVNVKESRVALNRDMANKILI, from the coding sequence ATGCCCTTAACAATGGCAAAACCAGGAGAAGTCAATACCATCCGGAAAGTGGGAGGAAAGGAAGAAACCAGAAAATTTCTGGAAAATCTGGGATTTGTGACCGGCGGGCAGGTGACCGTTGTGTCGCAAATCAGCGGCAGCATGATTGTAAATGTGAAGGAATCAAGAGTTGCCCTGAACAGAGATATGGCGAATAAAATACTGATTTAA
- a CDS encoding MFS transporter, whose translation MSSPVSEKKTGYRSVLTQKEYCKLILSNLINRFGDSIDSIAFTWLVYAITNNAAWSAIIFGVNKLPTIFLQPIAGAVVEHRNKKSIMIQTNIVRGICVTCIAAAYWAGILKPWMLIITTLIISSVEAFCLPASSAVIPRILKKEYFEFGISLNASASNIVELIGLGMAGFIIARFGIVTAILIDAATFFGSSLLIAAIKTGEGVGERKKVDVAGCFRLVKEGADYVKTRRIVLNFIVLAVLANAMFVPFNSLQAPLAKEILGSGETMISVLSIALSAGMLCASVMFPYIAAKMSGKSLVALGGMSFGVYYAALTGIGRFITNELYRYVAVFVFTFIAGFLVTQLSTYINVAFLKSVEQEYLARSAAIMNAAGASAVPLVSFLISAVVSVISTEMVFLCAGIFLIIVIGYLSVTMNFETES comes from the coding sequence ATGAGCAGCCCCGTATCAGAGAAAAAGACAGGTTACCGTTCTGTGCTCACTCAGAAAGAATACTGCAAACTGATTTTGTCCAACCTGATTAATCGTTTTGGGGATTCCATTGACAGTATAGCATTTACCTGGCTGGTTTATGCTATTACAAATAATGCCGCATGGTCCGCGATTATTTTTGGTGTTAATAAACTGCCCACCATATTTTTGCAGCCCATTGCGGGAGCAGTGGTGGAACACAGAAATAAAAAAAGCATTATGATTCAGACCAATATTGTGCGGGGAATTTGTGTGACCTGTATAGCGGCGGCTTATTGGGCCGGAATTCTTAAGCCCTGGATGCTGATTATAACCACATTGATTATTTCCAGTGTGGAGGCTTTTTGCCTGCCGGCTTCCAGTGCGGTGATTCCGCGTATTCTGAAAAAAGAATACTTTGAGTTTGGAATTTCTTTGAATGCCAGTGCTTCCAATATTGTAGAACTGATCGGTCTTGGTATGGCGGGATTTATCATAGCCAGATTTGGTATTGTTACTGCTATTTTAATTGATGCAGCCACTTTTTTTGGTTCTTCACTCCTGATTGCCGCTATAAAAACCGGAGAGGGAGTCGGTGAGAGGAAAAAAGTGGATGTTGCAGGCTGCTTTCGTCTGGTAAAGGAAGGGGCCGATTATGTGAAAACCAGACGGATTGTGCTGAATTTTATTGTACTGGCAGTGCTGGCCAATGCCATGTTTGTACCATTTAACAGTTTGCAGGCGCCTCTGGCAAAAGAAATACTGGGTTCCGGAGAAACCATGATTTCCGTGCTCAGCATTGCATTGTCAGCAGGAATGCTCTGTGCATCCGTAATGTTCCCCTATATAGCTGCGAAAATGTCCGGAAAATCTCTGGTTGCGCTGGGCGGTATGTCTTTTGGGGTGTATTATGCAGCCCTTACAGGTATCGGCAGATTTATTACGAATGAGCTGTATCGGTATGTGGCTGTGTTTGTATTCACTTTTATAGCAGGTTTTCTGGTAACTCAGTTATCCACCTACATAAATGTTGCTTTTCTGAAATCTGTAGAGCAGGAGTATCTTGCCCGGTCAGCGGCCATTATGAACGCAGCGGGAGCCAGTGCTGTTCCCCTTGTTTCATTTCTGATCAGTGCGGTGGTGTCTGTAATCTCAACAGAAATGGTGTTTCTCTGCGCAGGTATTTTTCTGATCATCGTTATTGGGTATCTGTCAGTTACCATGAATTTTGAAACGGAATCCTGA
- the nadA gene encoding quinolinate synthase NadA, producing MSVTDKINQLKKERNAVILAHYYVDDEVQAIADYVGDSFYLSKIATMVKAETILFCGVSFMGESAKILNPEKTVIMPDMGADCPMAHMADIEKINEARKQYEDLAVVCYINSTAELKTYSDVCVTSSNAVKIVKALPNQHIYFIPDENLGRYVASQVPEKHFIFNDGYCHVHTSILAKNVQIVKDIHPKAEILVHPECTMDVIAMADYVGSTSGIIKHVTESKAKEFIVCTEMGVLYELQLKKPKKLFFDAGQKKCSDMKRVTLENVAEALEQMTNVVEMDEDLRLRAKKPLERMLELG from the coding sequence ATGTCAGTTACAGACAAAATCAACCAATTGAAAAAAGAGCGGAATGCTGTGATTCTTGCCCATTATTATGTGGACGATGAAGTGCAGGCAATTGCTGACTATGTGGGAGATTCTTTTTACCTCAGTAAAATTGCCACAATGGTAAAGGCAGAGACTATTTTATTCTGCGGAGTATCTTTTATGGGAGAAAGTGCGAAAATTCTCAATCCGGAAAAGACTGTCATTATGCCGGATATGGGAGCGGACTGTCCCATGGCCCATATGGCAGATATTGAGAAAATCAATGAGGCCCGGAAACAGTATGAAGATCTGGCAGTAGTCTGCTACATCAATTCTACCGCAGAACTGAAGACGTATTCCGATGTATGCGTTACCTCCTCCAATGCGGTGAAGATTGTGAAGGCGCTGCCGAATCAGCATATTTATTTTATTCCGGATGAGAATCTGGGACGTTATGTGGCTTCCCAGGTACCGGAGAAACATTTTATTTTCAACGACGGATACTGTCATGTACATACCAGCATTCTGGCCAAAAATGTGCAGATTGTGAAGGATATCCATCCCAAAGCGGAGATTCTGGTACATCCGGAATGTACCATGGATGTGATTGCCATGGCAGATTACGTGGGCAGTACCTCAGGTATTATCAAGCATGTGACAGAGAGTAAAGCGAAAGAATTTATTGTATGTACGGAAATGGGCGTTCTCTATGAGCTGCAGCTGAAAAAGCCCAAAAAACTTTTCTTCGACGCAGGACAGAAAAAATGTTCGGATATGAAGCGGGTTACGCTGGAGAATGTGGCGGAAGCGCTGGAGCAGATGACAAATGTGGTGGAAATGGATGAAGATCTGCGGCTGCGTGCCAAAAAGCCTCTGGAGCGTATGCTGGAACTG
- a CDS encoding TetR/AcrR family transcriptional regulator has product MPKQRITKEMVINAGFEIARKEGMEHVMVKTIADTIGCSVQPIYSYCKNMDSLRQDVAAKTSDFIQKYIAAHIDSKDLFRSTGKAFIQLAEEEPHLFKIFVLHRREGISSLQDLYQKETSPQVSEFIARELNISISRAKQLHLHMLIYTIGIGTIFSMTKPGIPLEEIHMQQELACQAFIAQALNQKEENFHER; this is encoded by the coding sequence ATGCCAAAACAGAGAATCACAAAAGAAATGGTTATTAACGCCGGATTTGAAATAGCCAGAAAAGAAGGCATGGAACATGTCATGGTCAAAACCATTGCCGATACCATCGGCTGTTCCGTGCAGCCAATTTACAGCTACTGTAAAAACATGGACAGTCTGCGGCAGGATGTGGCCGCAAAGACCAGCGACTTTATACAGAAGTATATTGCAGCCCATATTGATTCAAAAGACCTGTTCCGCAGTACCGGAAAAGCCTTTATTCAGCTGGCCGAGGAAGAACCCCATCTGTTTAAAATATTTGTTCTGCACAGAAGAGAGGGTATCTCCTCTCTGCAGGATTTATATCAGAAAGAAACCAGTCCGCAGGTTTCCGAATTTATTGCCAGGGAATTGAACATCAGTATCTCTCGGGCAAAACAACTTCATTTGCATATGCTGATTTACACCATTGGAATCGGAACCATTTTTTCCATGACGAAGCCGGGTATCCCCCTGGAAGAAATTCACATGCAGCAGGAGCTGGCCTGCCAGGCATTTATAGCACAGGCATTAAATCAGAAGGAGGAAAATTTTCATGAAAGATAA
- a CDS encoding FeoA family protein: MKTLKQISCGNTVKVAKLHGEGPVKRRIMDMGITRGVEIFVRKVAPLGDPLEVTVRGYELSLRKADAEMIEVE, translated from the coding sequence ATGAAAACATTAAAACAGATTTCATGCGGCAACACAGTGAAGGTGGCAAAGCTGCATGGAGAAGGCCCTGTAAAGCGCCGGATTATGGATATGGGAATTACCAGGGGTGTGGAAATATTTGTCCGGAAGGTGGCGCCTCTGGGAGATCCACTGGAAGTGACAGTGCGCGGATATGAACTGTCACTGCGGAAAGCAGACGCGGAAATGATAGAAGTAGAGTGA
- the feoB gene encoding ferrous iron transport protein B has translation MSVKIALAGNPNCGKTTLFNVLTGSSQFVGNWPGVTVEKKEGKLKGHKDVVIMDLPGIYSLSPYTLEEVVARNYLIGERPDAILNIVDGTNLERNLYLSTQLMELGIPVVLAVNMMDVVQKNGDQIHIRKLSESMGCPVVEISALKGDGVKTAAEQALHAAKNQKAAKAVHEFSPELEGILNAVEGKLGNEIPEEQKRFFAVKLLEQDSRIGESMKHVPDVTAEIAALEQEMDDDAESIITNERYVYISSIIKGCYTRQQKEKITVSDKIDKVVTNRILALPVFAAVMALVYYVSVTTVGSWATDWVNDGVFGEGWNLFGLESLHVAAIPELLSGGLEAIGCAAWLQGLIVDGIVAGVGAVLGFVPQMLVLFLFLAFLEACGYMARVAFIMDRIFRKFGLSGKSFIPMLIGTGCGVPGIMASRTIENDRDRKMTIMTTTFIPCGAKLPIIALIAGAFFGNAWWVSWSAFFVGIAAVICSGIILKKTKMFAGEPAPFVMELPAYHMPTVGNVLRSMWERGWSFIKKAGTIILLSTIFVWFTTYFGWVDGQFRMLDDMEIDHSILASIGNVFAWFFIPLGWGDWKSAVAALTGLVAKENVVGTFGILFGFAEVAEDGSEIWGTLAGHMTGVAAYSFLVFNLLCAPCFAAMGAIKREMNNIKWFWFAIGYQCLLAYIVALCVYQIGTWITVGTFGIGTVVAMVLIAGFIYLLFRPGRETSFRKIKGMAGERV, from the coding sequence ATGTCTGTAAAAATAGCATTGGCAGGAAATCCAAACTGCGGAAAAACCACGTTATTTAATGTACTGACCGGTTCCAGCCAGTTTGTGGGAAACTGGCCCGGTGTAACGGTGGAGAAAAAGGAAGGGAAACTGAAAGGTCATAAAGACGTTGTCATTATGGATTTACCAGGTATTTATTCCCTGTCCCCTTATACGCTGGAGGAAGTGGTTGCCAGAAATTATCTGATTGGAGAGCGTCCCGATGCGATTTTGAATATTGTGGACGGAACCAATCTGGAAAGGAATCTCTATCTTTCCACTCAGTTGATGGAGCTGGGAATCCCTGTGGTTCTGGCTGTGAATATGATGGATGTAGTTCAGAAAAACGGAGATCAGATACATATCAGGAAGCTCAGTGAGAGCATGGGCTGCCCGGTGGTGGAAATCTCCGCACTGAAGGGCGATGGGGTGAAAACAGCGGCGGAACAGGCGCTCCATGCGGCGAAGAATCAGAAAGCAGCAAAAGCAGTACATGAATTTTCACCGGAGCTGGAAGGAATTTTAAACGCTGTGGAAGGTAAGCTGGGAAATGAAATACCGGAGGAACAGAAGCGTTTCTTTGCTGTTAAACTGCTGGAGCAGGATAGCAGGATTGGAGAAAGCATGAAACATGTGCCTGATGTGACAGCAGAAATAGCAGCTCTGGAACAGGAAATGGACGATGATGCGGAGAGTATCATTACCAATGAGCGGTATGTGTATATTTCTTCTATTATAAAGGGGTGTTATACCAGACAGCAGAAAGAAAAAATTACAGTTTCCGATAAGATTGACAAAGTTGTAACAAACAGGATTCTGGCGCTGCCCGTTTTTGCGGCGGTGATGGCCCTTGTGTATTATGTTTCCGTTACCACAGTGGGAAGCTGGGCCACCGACTGGGTAAATGACGGGGTATTCGGCGAAGGATGGAATCTGTTTGGCCTGGAGAGTCTGCATGTGGCGGCAATTCCGGAACTGCTTTCCGGCGGACTGGAAGCCATTGGCTGTGCTGCCTGGCTGCAGGGCCTGATTGTGGACGGAATTGTGGCAGGTGTGGGCGCTGTGCTGGGATTTGTGCCCCAGATGCTGGTGCTGTTTCTGTTCCTGGCATTTCTGGAGGCCTGCGGATACATGGCCAGAGTGGCTTTCATCATGGACCGTATTTTCCGTAAATTCGGTCTTTCCGGGAAATCCTTTATTCCCATGCTGATTGGAACGGGCTGCGGTGTGCCGGGAATTATGGCCTCCCGCACCATCGAAAACGACAGAGACCGGAAAATGACCATTATGACCACCACGTTTATTCCCTGCGGTGCAAAGCTGCCCATTATCGCGCTGATTGCAGGAGCATTTTTCGGGAATGCCTGGTGGGTTTCCTGGAGTGCGTTTTTCGTGGGAATTGCAGCGGTAATCTGTTCCGGGATTATTTTGAAGAAAACAAAAATGTTTGCAGGGGAACCGGCTCCTTTTGTGATGGAGCTTCCGGCCTATCATATGCCCACGGTTGGAAATGTATTAAGAAGCATGTGGGAGCGGGGCTGGTCCTTTATCAAAAAAGCAGGGACAATTATTCTTTTATCGACGATTTTTGTATGGTTTACCACTTATTTCGGCTGGGTGGACGGACAGTTCCGTATGCTGGATGATATGGAAATCGACCACAGTATCCTGGCTTCCATCGGAAATGTATTTGCATGGTTCTTTATTCCCCTTGGCTGGGGCGACTGGAAATCTGCAGTGGCTGCCCTTACCGGACTGGTGGCAAAAGAAAATGTGGTGGGAACCTTTGGAATTCTCTTTGGTTTTGCAGAAGTGGCGGAAGACGGAAGCGAAATATGGGGAACTCTGGCAGGTCATATGACAGGGGTTGCAGCTTATTCTTTCCTGGTGTTTAATCTGCTGTGTGCTCCCTGTTTTGCGGCCATGGGCGCTATCAAACGGGAAATGAACAACATAAAATGGTTCTGGTTTGCCATCGGCTATCAGTGTCTTTTGGCCTATATAGTGGCATTGTGCGTTTACCAGATTGGAACCTGGATTACTGTGGGAACCTTTGGCATCGGAACCGTTGTGGCCATGGTTCTGATTGCAGGATTTATATATCTGCTGTTCCGTCCTGGAAGAGAAACATCTTTCCGGAAAATAAAAGGTATGGCAGGAGAAAGAGTGTAA
- a CDS encoding rubredoxin: protein MDKYLCEPCGYVYDPEVGDPDNGIAPGTSFEDLPEDWVCPWCGLGKDVFVKEGA from the coding sequence ATGGATAAATATCTTTGTGAGCCATGCGGCTATGTTTACGACCCCGAAGTGGGAGATCCGGACAACGGAATTGCACCGGGTACTTCTTTTGAAGATTTGCCGGAGGACTGGGTGTGTCCCTGGTGCGGCCTGGGAAAAGATGTGTTTGTGAAAGAAGGAGCATAG
- a CDS encoding flavodoxin domain-containing protein produces the protein MKDNIMIIYKSSTGFAKKYARLIAQKTGGRLVDYKEATPELMSGCDVIIFGSRAHAGRIDGYKKIRDMFRKSTAQRFLLFVTGAMPATAKDTINEFWTQNLTGKELEDIPHFYMPGGLCYERMSLTDRLMMKTMAKMMKKKKDKTPQELEMERAISSSYDISDKAYAEPLIDFLNHSPES, from the coding sequence ATGAAAGATAATATTATGATTATATACAAAAGCAGCACCGGATTTGCGAAGAAATATGCCAGACTGATTGCTCAGAAAACAGGAGGCCGGCTGGTGGATTATAAAGAGGCAACCCCGGAACTGATGTCCGGCTGTGACGTGATTATTTTCGGAAGCCGGGCCCATGCGGGCAGGATTGACGGATATAAAAAAATAAGGGATATGTTTCGCAAAAGCACTGCCCAAAGATTCCTGCTGTTTGTCACAGGAGCCATGCCTGCCACTGCTAAAGACACCATAAATGAATTCTGGACTCAGAACCTCACCGGAAAAGAACTGGAAGATATTCCTCATTTTTATATGCCCGGCGGCCTGTGCTATGAAAGAATGTCCCTGACAGACAGACTGATGATGAAGACCATGGCAAAGATGATGAAAAAGAAGAAAGACAAGACGCCCCAGGAGCTGGAAATGGAACGGGCCATCTCATCTTCCTATGATATTTCAGATAAAGCATATGCGGAACCGCTGATTGATTTTCTGAATCACAGTCCGGAATCCTGA
- a CDS encoding ZIP family metal transporter: MYIFTGLLIPFLGTALGAGSVFFLKNNELNPLVQRALPGFASGVMVAASVWSLLIPAMDASSSMGKLAFLPAAVGFALGIAFLLGMDRMVPHLHLNPEQPEGPRSRLKKTTMLVLAVTLHNIPEGMAVGVVFAGLLSGEQTISRTGALALSLGIAIQNFPEGAIISLPLKKEGGSRRKAFLYGLLSGIVEPVGAAVTLLVTGLVVPLLPYLLSFAAGAMIYVVVEELLPESSQGPHSNVGTLGFAFGFLLMMVLDVALG; this comes from the coding sequence ATGTATATTTTCACTGGTTTACTGATACCTTTTCTGGGAACAGCACTGGGAGCGGGAAGTGTGTTTTTCCTGAAAAATAATGAACTGAATCCCCTGGTACAACGGGCGCTGCCGGGGTTTGCCTCCGGGGTGATGGTGGCGGCGTCCGTCTGGTCCCTTCTGATTCCTGCCATGGATGCTTCTTCTTCCATGGGAAAGCTGGCTTTTCTGCCTGCAGCAGTGGGATTTGCCCTGGGAATCGCTTTTCTGCTGGGCATGGACCGGATGGTGCCCCATCTTCATCTGAATCCGGAGCAGCCGGAAGGCCCCAGAAGCAGGCTGAAGAAAACCACCATGCTGGTACTGGCTGTTACCCTTCACAATATTCCGGAAGGCATGGCGGTAGGAGTAGTATTTGCAGGGCTCCTTTCCGGGGAGCAGACCATTTCCCGGACCGGGGCGCTGGCGTTGTCACTGGGCATTGCCATTCAGAATTTCCCGGAAGGAGCCATTATTTCCCTTCCTCTGAAAAAGGAAGGCGGAAGCCGCCGGAAAGCATTTCTCTACGGACTCCTTTCCGGTATTGTGGAGCCTGTGGGAGCAGCGGTTACCCTTCTGGTGACAGGCCTTGTGGTGCCCCTTCTGCCTTACCTGCTTTCCTTTGCGGCCGGCGCCATGATTTATGTGGTGGTGGAAGAACTTCTGCCGGAATCTTCTCAGGGCCCCCATTCCAACGTGGGTACCCTGGGATTTGCTTTTGGGTTTCTGCTCATGATGGTACTGGATGTGGCTCTGGGATAG